In one Ferroacidibacillus organovorans genomic region, the following are encoded:
- a CDS encoding sulfite oxidase-like oxidoreductase: MENRKSLERPRLPDGQYVTTKWPVLHAGTVPRVDLETWDLRLFGEVEHDARLRFDEVLELPRVTYKCDIHCVTTWSRYDNVWEGIPFTEILERVKPKRHARFVTAHCEQGFTTNLPIEELTKPGVMLALKHDGEPLTPEHGYPLRLMVPHLYFWKSAKWLRGLEFMKEDRAGFWEERGYHMLGDPWVNDEQNPDGQRFRDDPQWFGNEDPVALKQWRASVEQKRREVGSI, encoded by the coding sequence GTGGAAAACCGGAAATCGCTTGAAAGACCGCGCCTGCCTGACGGTCAGTATGTAACAACGAAATGGCCTGTACTTCATGCTGGAACGGTTCCGCGTGTGGATCTGGAAACTTGGGATCTTCGCCTTTTTGGAGAGGTTGAACATGATGCTCGTCTTCGATTTGACGAGGTGCTAGAACTTCCACGCGTGACCTACAAGTGTGACATTCACTGTGTCACCACATGGTCACGCTATGACAATGTGTGGGAAGGAATACCGTTTACGGAGATTTTAGAGCGCGTAAAACCGAAGCGGCACGCCCGCTTTGTCACAGCGCACTGCGAGCAGGGGTTTACCACAAATCTTCCGATTGAGGAATTGACGAAGCCGGGAGTCATGCTGGCGCTCAAGCACGATGGAGAGCCACTCACGCCAGAGCATGGGTATCCGCTTCGCTTGATGGTGCCGCATCTCTATTTTTGGAAGAGTGCAAAGTGGCTGCGCGGCCTGGAATTTATGAAAGAGGATCGTGCCGGATTTTGGGAAGAGCGGGGCTATCACATGCTGGGGGATCCGTGGGTGAATGATGAACAAAATCCAGACGGACAGCGTTTTCGTGACGATCCGCAGTGGTTTGGAAATGAAGATCCCGTCGCTTTGAAACAGTGGAGGGCATCTGTGGAGCAAAAACGGCGTGAGGTGGGATCAATCTAA
- a CDS encoding biotin-dependent carboxyltransferase family protein — translation MIIHEAGISYLVDVGRVGYLKDGIPEGGPLDDVSAGLAHALLGSYAPQSPWWLEIGPAAFSLSVEKPCMMAVVGAPRAVFRNQECVNSAVPASGFLSQLDQDMTGVALVLSLDAGDSLSLSAAVRGVVTYLTCDAEVRETVVLGSQGYCPVGDFPGLAGRRIHKRERIHLARSFRSGRRPRVRAHLNAIAASQFLTYPRKQILRFSPVGEFVAIREEQSLQLLDTFGPFSVMQADRRALRLRLPAQLRVHSISRNASSPTVRGLVQWPALGAPILLGPDRQTVGGYARFGVIRKADHYKVGRLWPGCSVTFERCDTACETDRFEKARHAWMTLVKNHIAE, via the coding sequence ATGATCATTCACGAAGCAGGCATTTCGTATCTGGTTGATGTGGGCCGTGTCGGATATTTAAAAGACGGGATTCCCGAAGGCGGACCACTCGATGATGTTTCGGCAGGTTTGGCACATGCGCTGCTTGGGAGCTACGCCCCGCAGTCGCCTTGGTGGCTTGAAATCGGTCCGGCAGCATTTTCACTGTCTGTGGAGAAACCATGCATGATGGCTGTTGTCGGGGCTCCACGCGCGGTTTTTCGCAATCAGGAATGCGTCAACTCGGCGGTGCCTGCAAGCGGATTTTTATCACAACTTGATCAGGATATGACGGGAGTTGCGCTGGTTCTCTCGCTCGATGCAGGAGACAGTCTCAGCCTGTCTGCAGCCGTCCGCGGGGTGGTTACATATCTTACCTGCGACGCAGAAGTGCGTGAGACGGTGGTCCTTGGCAGTCAAGGCTACTGTCCCGTAGGGGATTTCCCGGGGCTTGCCGGCCGGAGGATTCACAAGAGAGAACGCATTCACCTGGCGCGCTCTTTCCGATCCGGCCGTCGTCCGCGCGTGCGCGCGCACCTAAATGCGATCGCGGCGTCTCAATTTTTAACGTATCCGCGTAAGCAAATCTTGCGCTTCTCCCCCGTCGGTGAATTTGTGGCCATACGGGAAGAGCAATCGCTTCAGTTGCTAGACACGTTTGGCCCCTTTTCTGTAATGCAAGCCGATCGGCGCGCACTTCGCCTGCGTCTGCCTGCGCAACTGCGCGTTCACTCGATTTCAAGAAACGCCTCATCCCCTACGGTGCGCGGACTTGTGCAGTGGCCGGCGCTTGGCGCGCCGATTCTGCTTGGACCCGATCGACAGACTGTCGGGGGTTATGCACGCTTTGGCGTGATCAGAAAAGCTGATCACTACAAAGTTGGGCGATTATGGCCAGGGTGCAGCGTCACGTTTGAACGCTGTGACACAGCGTGTGAGACGGATCGATTTGAGAAGGCACGGCACGCGTGGATGACGCTTGTGAAAAACCACATTGCCGAGTGA
- a CDS encoding ABC transporter ATP-binding protein: MSNLHEEDSLGKAYDAKLMKRLIGYARPHRFWVALCVLLLLVMTVSNLARPYLMKIAIDNHMTAFSQPMMQVSKTQPNVVLTVHGASYARVQDLPTSTKVSGTLYELLPIGQRTALIAAPAKEFYTAGHLAPLFGTPTISHNAVRIGNTTYPTSWIARKNLASVYRYDQTGMLWLGGIYLALILFGGILNYIQTYILQWTVQRIIFRIRTDIFTHVQGLSIAFFDRNPVGRLVTRVMNDTQTLNDMYANLMVNVFNDLFLLIGIILVMLNLNVKLALIAFVAIPLIAIASIIYRRVARESYRQVRVRLARINAMLAENLSGMRIIQIFHREVPMFQNFLAINQDHLNASWRELKANAVFRPSMDLIEDLTLALLIWFGGGAAISHTVNFGTLYAIITYVGQFFQPINDMTEKYNILQSAMASSERIFLLLDTEERIEEPLNPVALPKMRGEIEFDHVWFAYQGEDWVLRDVSFHVSPGQTVAFVGATGAGKSSILNILSRLYEIQKGSIRIDGIDIRTLPLATLRSHVAMVLQDVFLFTGDIASNIRLNREDLSDQAIEKVLKQVNAGPFIEALPLGIHEPVMERGATLSYGQRQLIAFARALAFDPRILVLDEATANIDTETEIVIQDALTNLMKDRTTLVVAHRLSTIQHADQIIVLHKGKIREHGTHQQLLQTGGLYQTLYELQYKDQWDSGVSTELVHEA; encoded by the coding sequence ATGTCAAACCTACACGAAGAAGATTCACTCGGCAAAGCGTATGACGCTAAATTAATGAAGCGTTTGATCGGCTATGCCCGGCCTCATCGCTTCTGGGTCGCACTGTGTGTCCTGCTCCTGCTCGTTATGACTGTCTCCAATCTCGCCAGGCCTTATCTGATGAAAATTGCGATTGACAATCACATGACGGCCTTCTCACAACCCATGATGCAGGTCTCTAAAACACAGCCGAACGTGGTGCTCACAGTTCACGGTGCATCTTACGCACGCGTACAGGATCTCCCCACATCAACAAAAGTCTCCGGCACACTGTATGAACTTCTGCCCATCGGTCAGCGAACGGCGCTGATCGCGGCACCTGCCAAAGAATTTTACACCGCCGGACACCTTGCTCCGCTTTTTGGCACGCCAACGATCTCGCACAACGCTGTACGCATTGGGAACACCACCTATCCCACAAGTTGGATCGCCCGCAAAAACCTCGCAAGCGTGTATCGCTATGATCAGACTGGCATGCTCTGGCTAGGCGGCATCTATCTCGCGCTCATTCTGTTCGGTGGTATTTTAAACTACATCCAGACCTACATCCTGCAGTGGACCGTGCAACGCATCATTTTTCGCATCCGCACCGATATTTTCACGCACGTCCAAGGACTGTCCATCGCCTTTTTTGACCGTAATCCTGTTGGCCGTCTCGTGACGCGCGTCATGAATGACACACAAACCCTCAATGACATGTACGCAAACCTCATGGTCAACGTTTTCAATGACCTCTTTTTGCTCATCGGCATTATCCTTGTCATGCTGAATCTAAACGTAAAACTAGCCCTGATCGCGTTTGTCGCCATTCCTTTGATCGCGATCGCCTCTATCATCTATCGCCGGGTCGCGCGTGAGTCTTATCGCCAAGTGCGCGTTCGACTCGCACGCATCAACGCGATGCTGGCCGAGAATCTGTCAGGCATGCGCATCATTCAAATTTTTCATCGCGAAGTGCCGATGTTCCAAAATTTTCTCGCGATCAATCAGGATCATTTGAATGCAAGCTGGCGCGAACTCAAGGCAAACGCCGTGTTTCGCCCTTCCATGGATCTGATTGAAGACCTGACACTTGCGCTGCTCATTTGGTTTGGCGGCGGAGCGGCCATCTCACACACCGTCAATTTCGGCACGCTCTATGCGATCATTACCTATGTCGGACAGTTCTTTCAACCGATCAACGACATGACTGAGAAATACAACATTTTGCAGTCAGCGATGGCCTCATCTGAGCGTATCTTTCTTCTTCTTGATACAGAGGAGCGAATTGAAGAACCGCTAAACCCCGTCGCTTTGCCAAAAATGCGCGGAGAAATCGAATTTGATCACGTATGGTTCGCCTACCAAGGCGAAGATTGGGTGTTGCGCGACGTCAGCTTTCACGTATCACCAGGTCAGACGGTGGCGTTCGTCGGAGCGACTGGCGCGGGAAAAAGCTCGATCCTAAACATTCTATCGCGTCTCTATGAGATTCAAAAAGGAAGCATTCGCATAGACGGCATCGACATTCGCACGCTTCCCCTCGCCACGCTGCGCAGCCATGTCGCCATGGTCCTTCAAGACGTCTTTTTGTTTACAGGTGACATTGCCTCAAATATCCGCCTCAACCGCGAAGATTTGAGTGACCAGGCGATTGAAAAAGTGCTCAAACAAGTGAACGCAGGCCCGTTCATCGAAGCCCTTCCTTTAGGCATTCACGAACCTGTCATGGAGCGCGGCGCCACGCTCTCTTATGGTCAACGACAATTGATCGCCTTCGCGCGCGCCTTGGCGTTTGACCCGCGTATCCTGGTGCTTGATGAGGCGACGGCAAACATTGACACAGAAACAGAGATTGTGATTCAAGACGCGCTGACAAACTTGATGAAGGATCGCACAACACTTGTTGTCGCCCATCGCTTGTCCACCATACAACACGCCGACCAAATCATCGTCCTTCACAAAGGGAAGATTCGCGAGCACGGAACACACCAACAGCTGCTCCAGACAGGCGGCCTATATCAAACACTGTACGAACTCCAATACAAGGATCAATGGGACTCCGGAGTATCGACAGAACTCGTTCACGAAGCCTAG
- a CDS encoding long-chain-fatty-acid--CoA ligase, producing the protein MEHLDQHLKMSVLRDADAVAYSFEDRRVDYRTFDRDVQDVAVSLLLLGFKKGEGIALILPNSDAFLVLYHAALRIGMYCVPLNPLYTPSELLFMIRDSAVRCIAAPSQMASLAPVIQSEVPGVKLILVGDDASDKADGIYSYASLLHNEIEGKDDVEKEISRIPRDPDDLAVILYTSGTTGKPKGAMLTHANLASNAMTVGDYLKYTASDRILTVLPMFHVFCLTVCVNAAIYRGAEMILLSHFSPTELFEIIPARRATIFAGVPTMYNFLLQASQERTLDFSSLRYCISGGAAMPVALLTAFEARMGVTVLEGYGLSEASPVSAFAPVDGRPRKVGSIGVTLPGVEQKVVDESDREVGVSEVGELVIRGPNVMKGYWNLPDATAQALRGGWLHTGDMARVDEDGYFYLVDRKKDMIIVGGFNVYPREIEEVLYRCEGVKEAAVIGVPDEAYGEVPVAFVVPGRETLQQEDVKAFCTENLAKYKRPARVIFIEELPKNTVGKILRRDLRQFA; encoded by the coding sequence TTGGAGCACCTCGATCAGCACTTAAAGATGAGCGTTTTACGTGATGCGGACGCGGTGGCCTACTCATTCGAGGATCGTCGCGTAGACTACCGAACGTTTGATCGAGATGTGCAGGATGTCGCAGTTTCTCTCCTGTTGCTCGGTTTTAAAAAAGGAGAGGGCATCGCACTCATCTTGCCAAACTCAGATGCTTTTTTAGTCCTCTATCACGCTGCGCTTCGTATTGGCATGTACTGTGTCCCCTTGAATCCGCTTTATACCCCGTCGGAACTGTTGTTCATGATCCGCGACAGTGCTGTTAGATGTATCGCGGCACCTTCGCAAATGGCGTCTCTCGCTCCTGTCATTCAGTCGGAAGTGCCCGGTGTAAAGCTCATCTTGGTGGGGGATGATGCTTCTGACAAGGCGGATGGCATTTACAGCTACGCTTCACTTCTTCACAATGAAATAGAAGGCAAAGATGATGTTGAAAAGGAAATCTCACGGATCCCGCGCGACCCGGATGACCTTGCGGTGATCCTATATACGAGCGGGACGACGGGGAAGCCAAAGGGTGCGATGTTGACACACGCAAACCTCGCCTCAAATGCGATGACAGTTGGTGATTATCTAAAGTATACGGCAAGTGACAGGATTCTTACCGTCCTCCCTATGTTTCATGTCTTTTGTCTGACGGTGTGCGTGAATGCAGCGATCTATCGCGGCGCCGAAATGATTCTTCTCTCCCATTTTAGTCCAACAGAACTGTTTGAAATCATTCCTGCGCGACGCGCCACGATCTTTGCAGGTGTTCCCACGATGTACAATTTTTTGCTGCAGGCAAGCCAGGAGCGCACGCTCGATTTTTCGTCACTGCGCTACTGCATCTCAGGCGGCGCAGCCATGCCGGTGGCTTTGCTCACGGCGTTTGAAGCGCGCATGGGGGTCACTGTCTTGGAGGGGTACGGACTGTCTGAGGCATCTCCTGTAAGCGCCTTCGCTCCGGTTGACGGCCGACCGCGAAAAGTTGGTTCGATCGGCGTAACACTTCCTGGTGTTGAGCAAAAAGTCGTCGATGAATCTGACCGAGAAGTGGGCGTGTCCGAAGTCGGTGAATTGGTGATACGCGGCCCTAATGTGATGAAAGGTTATTGGAATCTGCCTGATGCGACAGCCCAAGCGCTGCGCGGTGGGTGGCTTCATACGGGGGATATGGCAAGGGTTGATGAGGACGGTTATTTTTATTTGGTTGATCGCAAGAAAGACATGATCATCGTAGGCGGGTTTAACGTGTATCCGCGCGAGATTGAAGAGGTGCTCTATCGCTGTGAAGGGGTGAAAGAGGCGGCAGTGATTGGTGTGCCGGACGAAGCGTATGGTGAGGTTCCGGTCGCTTTTGTCGTTCCTGGCCGAGAGACGCTTCAGCAAGAAGATGTCAAAGCGTTTTGCACGGAGAATCTCGCCAAGTATAAACGGCCTGCCCGCGTGATTTTTATTGAAGAACTTCCTAAAAATACAGTGGGGAAAATCTTGCGCCGTGACCTGCGGCAGTTTGCTTAG
- a CDS encoding enoyl-CoA hydratase/isomerase family protein, protein MNSFVTMLKQDGVATVEVNNPPMNVMSRGVGEGLKEAFEALAADQSVQAIVLTGSGERAFMAGANIKEFPDALGNPGQAYAYALSLHDVMAQIEACGKPVIAALFGYVLGGGLELALACDFRVCDEQTMLGLPEIKLGIFPGGGGTQRLPRLIGIARAMELMMSGEPISARRAHELGMVNRIAPGSSLDEALAWARQLSKHSLPALAAIKAAVREGIDRPLVDGLRIEAERFDQIFQTQDSREGIEAFLEKRKPIVRHQ, encoded by the coding sequence GTGAATTCGTTTGTCACAATGCTAAAACAGGATGGCGTCGCGACGGTGGAAGTCAATAATCCACCGATGAACGTCATGAGCCGCGGGGTGGGAGAAGGATTAAAAGAAGCGTTTGAGGCGCTCGCGGCAGACCAAAGTGTGCAGGCCATCGTTCTTACGGGCTCTGGTGAAAGGGCATTCATGGCGGGGGCGAATATCAAGGAGTTTCCCGATGCGCTTGGCAATCCAGGGCAAGCTTACGCATATGCGCTCTCGCTGCATGACGTGATGGCGCAGATCGAAGCGTGCGGCAAACCGGTGATCGCGGCTTTGTTTGGCTATGTTCTAGGTGGCGGGTTAGAACTCGCGCTTGCGTGTGATTTTCGCGTATGCGATGAGCAAACGATGCTCGGACTGCCAGAGATCAAACTCGGAATATTCCCAGGCGGTGGGGGGACACAGCGACTTCCGCGTCTGATCGGAATTGCGCGTGCGATGGAACTTATGATGAGTGGGGAACCGATCAGTGCTCGACGCGCACATGAACTCGGGATGGTTAACCGCATTGCGCCGGGTTCGTCTCTGGACGAAGCGCTCGCGTGGGCGAGACAATTGTCAAAGCACAGCCTGCCCGCACTCGCGGCGATTAAAGCGGCTGTTCGCGAGGGGATCGACCGCCCGCTTGTCGACGGACTTAGGATAGAGGCAGAGCGTTTTGACCAGATTTTCCAAACACAAGACAGTCGCGAGGGGATTGAAGCGTTTCTCGAAAAAAGAAAACCCATCGTGAGGCATCAATAA
- a CDS encoding hemolysin family protein, with amino-acid sequence MGHSTNLFDLVLSVLLIGVNGFFVSVEFAIVRSRKTRIEQNVQQGNRLAQHAMDIIQQIDGYLSATQLGITLASLALGWASQRALSPIIEDFLLQIKLVSHSGSGTVFVVSGIIAFALITFLQIVFGELAPKNLAISRPESWLMLASIPLKGFYRIMFPAIWLLNRTASGVVRMARVRAISNAELAHSEEELRMLVTQSHESGVIDETERELFNNVFSFADRVAREIMVPRTDMVTLFTDQSLRECLEVVKNDRHTRFPLCEDDKDHVVGIIHSKDLFKFALAHGMDSAEPVRRLARKSVMVPEAMGIDEVLKVLQRERSGLAIVIDEYGGTAGMVSLEDIIEELVGEIQDEFDEERPPIEELEGYFSIDARMLIEEVNELFGFELSDEEVDTVGGFVYSQLTAPLRVGLEVYHEGARFVVSEIDNLRVTRVHVYPPDMAERPSADET; translated from the coding sequence GTGGGTCATTCCACAAATTTATTTGACCTTGTTTTATCTGTACTTTTAATCGGAGTAAACGGATTCTTTGTTTCCGTTGAGTTTGCCATTGTTCGGTCGCGCAAAACGCGTATCGAGCAAAATGTGCAGCAAGGCAACCGACTTGCACAACACGCCATGGATATCATTCAACAGATCGATGGGTACTTATCGGCTACGCAGTTAGGCATCACTCTGGCGTCGCTTGCGCTTGGCTGGGCATCACAGCGCGCCCTTTCTCCGATCATAGAAGATTTTTTGCTTCAGATAAAGTTGGTTTCACACTCAGGGAGCGGGACTGTTTTTGTCGTCTCAGGCATCATTGCATTCGCACTGATCACCTTTCTGCAGATCGTGTTTGGCGAACTCGCACCAAAAAACCTTGCAATTTCTCGCCCAGAGTCCTGGCTCATGCTTGCGTCGATACCACTTAAAGGTTTTTATCGCATCATGTTTCCGGCCATTTGGCTTCTAAACCGAACGGCATCTGGCGTTGTGCGAATGGCGCGTGTTCGCGCGATCTCAAACGCAGAATTGGCTCACTCAGAAGAAGAACTGCGAATGCTCGTAACACAGAGCCATGAGAGTGGTGTCATCGACGAGACAGAGCGTGAACTGTTTAATAATGTGTTCTCATTCGCAGATCGCGTCGCGCGGGAAATCATGGTTCCGCGCACAGACATGGTCACACTTTTTACGGATCAATCGCTGCGCGAGTGTCTTGAGGTCGTAAAGAATGACCGACACACCCGTTTTCCGCTCTGTGAGGATGACAAAGATCACGTTGTTGGTATCATTCATAGTAAGGATCTTTTCAAATTTGCGCTGGCTCACGGAATGGATTCGGCTGAACCCGTGCGCCGCTTGGCGAGAAAAAGTGTCATGGTGCCAGAAGCAATGGGGATTGATGAGGTGCTCAAAGTGCTTCAGCGTGAGCGATCGGGTCTCGCGATCGTTATTGATGAGTACGGTGGAACGGCGGGAATGGTTTCGCTGGAAGACATTATTGAGGAATTGGTCGGTGAGATTCAGGACGAATTTGACGAGGAACGCCCACCGATTGAAGAGTTGGAGGGCTATTTTTCCATTGATGCGCGCATGCTCATTGAAGAGGTGAATGAGCTGTTTGGCTTCGAACTGTCTGATGAAGAAGTGGATACAGTGGGCGGGTTTGTCTATTCCCAATTGACGGCGCCGCTTCGTGTTGGACTTGAAGTTTATCATGAAGGCGCGCGGTTTGTGGTTTCGGAAATTGATAACCTTCGCGTGACGCGCGTACACGTCTATCCACCTGACATGGCTGAACGCCCAAGTGCAGACGAGACATGA
- a CDS encoding inorganic diphosphatase: MSGGLLLSDAFILDAHIEIPTGSQNKYEFDKEAGVYRLDRVLYSPFHYPTEYGYLENTLAEDGDPLDILVLTTLPTFPGCIIESRVIGVLLMSDDKGQDEKLLGVPTKDPRFKDVHTLDDIPAHKLKEIAHFFQVYKDLENKVTKIEGWKGPSEAKRIYEESVTRYKG; the protein is encoded by the coding sequence ATGTCAGGAGGGCTTTTGTTGTCAGACGCATTCATTCTTGATGCACACATAGAAATCCCTACGGGTAGTCAAAACAAGTACGAATTTGACAAAGAGGCGGGCGTGTACCGACTCGATCGCGTACTCTATTCCCCGTTTCACTACCCAACAGAATACGGATATCTCGAAAACACGCTCGCAGAAGACGGCGACCCACTCGATATCCTTGTCCTCACAACATTGCCAACCTTTCCCGGATGCATCATCGAGTCGCGCGTGATTGGCGTCTTGCTGATGTCCGATGACAAAGGTCAAGATGAAAAACTGCTTGGCGTACCGACAAAAGATCCACGATTTAAGGATGTTCATACACTCGACGACATCCCTGCACACAAACTAAAGGAAATTGCTCACTTCTTCCAAGTATACAAAGACCTCGAAAACAAAGTGACGAAGATCGAAGGCTGGAAAGGTCCATCTGAGGCAAAACGCATCTATGAAGAATCCGTCACACGCTATAAAGGATAA
- a CDS encoding ABC transporter ATP-binding protein, translated as MRFMTPFAVDERAKRVPLASVPWKRIGSYFKPYRLLLAIVVVVIACSAVVGALQPVIIRLIVDRALPQHRTGLLDHYVLMMLALIIGGGLLGVLQTYITSLIGQSVMNDLRVSLYRHLHSLSMSFYGKTKTGEILSRMTNDVQQLQSVVTDTYGSTVNNLLTVTVTLITMYALNAELATFSIVLLPLFILPTRQVGKATYRVRKATQEKLADLSAHLSETLSQSGVLLIKLFGRQAEQTATFSGMSQSVKQLQLRQALIGRWFFMSISIITSAGPALIYFVGGHTLFGRPPSIGTLVAFTVFLTRLFGPIASLANLGVNVYGSVALFGRLFEYFDECKEIADKPDAVHLESPVGHVELRDVSFSYEPNRPVLSHLSLCAKPGEMIALVGPSGAGKTTVSSLVARLYDPVAGAVYIDGVDLRDLSLASLANTIGVVTQETYLFHATIAENLRFAKPDATEDELVRAAEAAAIHEMIAGLPNGYDTLVGERGHKLSGGEKQRLAIARMILKDPRIVLLDEATSALDSASERAVQDALAVLLKGRTSIVIAHRMSTIVDADRIYVIARGTVAEEGTHETLLRTKGLYAELYREQFERALLDAPDLERASLVTFA; from the coding sequence ATGCGTTTCATGACGCCCTTTGCAGTTGATGAACGCGCAAAGCGTGTTCCGCTTGCGTCTGTCCCTTGGAAGAGAATCGGCAGTTATTTTAAGCCGTATCGACTCTTGCTCGCGATCGTGGTCGTCGTGATTGCGTGTAGCGCGGTGGTTGGCGCGTTGCAGCCTGTGATCATTCGACTGATTGTGGATCGCGCCTTGCCACAGCATCGCACGGGTCTGCTCGATCACTATGTTCTGATGATGCTCGCACTTATCATTGGCGGGGGATTGCTAGGCGTGCTGCAGACGTACATTACGAGCCTGATCGGGCAGTCTGTCATGAATGATCTGCGCGTTTCGCTCTATCGGCACCTTCACAGTCTGTCCATGTCATTCTATGGAAAGACAAAGACCGGTGAGATTCTCTCACGAATGACGAATGATGTGCAGCAACTTCAGAGTGTCGTTACAGACACGTATGGGTCAACAGTCAATAACCTGTTGACAGTTACAGTGACACTGATCACCATGTACGCGTTGAACGCCGAATTGGCGACATTCTCCATTGTTCTTTTGCCGCTTTTCATCCTGCCGACGCGGCAGGTGGGCAAGGCGACGTATCGCGTGCGCAAGGCAACTCAGGAGAAACTTGCTGATTTGTCTGCCCATCTCAGTGAAACCCTCTCTCAGAGTGGGGTGCTACTCATCAAATTGTTCGGCCGCCAGGCTGAACAAACTGCGACTTTTTCAGGCATGAGTCAATCGGTAAAGCAGCTTCAATTGCGTCAGGCACTCATTGGGCGCTGGTTTTTTATGAGCATTTCCATCATCACATCGGCAGGTCCTGCGCTCATTTACTTTGTGGGTGGCCATACGCTGTTTGGCCGTCCGCCATCGATTGGAACGCTCGTTGCATTTACAGTTTTTTTGACGCGTCTTTTTGGGCCGATTGCATCGCTTGCCAATCTCGGGGTGAATGTGTACGGCAGCGTTGCGCTGTTCGGCCGACTTTTCGAGTACTTTGATGAGTGCAAAGAGATTGCAGACAAGCCGGATGCGGTTCACCTCGAATCACCTGTCGGGCATGTCGAACTGCGTGATGTATCATTTTCTTATGAGCCAAACAGGCCCGTTCTCTCGCATCTTTCGCTCTGTGCAAAACCCGGTGAGATGATTGCGCTAGTCGGTCCAAGCGGCGCCGGAAAAACGACAGTGAGCAGCCTTGTCGCGCGTCTTTATGATCCGGTAGCAGGCGCTGTGTACATCGATGGTGTCGATCTGCGTGATTTGTCTCTTGCGAGTCTGGCCAATACAATCGGTGTGGTGACACAGGAAACGTACCTGTTTCACGCGACAATCGCAGAGAACTTGCGCTTTGCAAAGCCTGACGCGACAGAGGATGAACTTGTGCGCGCGGCGGAGGCGGCCGCTATTCACGAGATGATTGCAGGACTTCCAAATGGGTATGACACCCTGGTTGGAGAACGCGGGCATAAACTGTCAGGCGGTGAAAAACAGCGGCTTGCCATTGCCCGCATGATTTTGAAGGATCCGCGCATTGTACTTCTTGATGAAGCGACATCCGCGCTTGACTCAGCGTCAGAGCGCGCGGTGCAGGATGCGCTGGCTGTACTTCTAAAAGGCCGGACATCCATCGTGATCGCGCATCGGATGAGCACGATTGTCGATGCAGACCGCATCTATGTCATCGCGCGGGGGACCGTCGCAGAAGAGGGGACGCACGAAACTTTGCTGCGCACAAAGGGTCTCTACGCAGAACTCTATCGCGAACAATTCGAGCGGGCTTTGCTCGATGCGCCGGATCTGGAGCGAGCCTCTTTAGTGACGTTTGCCTAA
- a CDS encoding 2Fe-2S iron-sulfur cluster-binding protein — MNNDKVAIRFQPQRTEIAIERGSTILDAAMLGKVTLSHKCGGHGSCGTCKVIVDSKTLLESPNLREHRHLSEGQLRMGYRLACQCQLTGPATVQVPEEPLRRVVRELLAAMRETDDAKMTE, encoded by the coding sequence GTGAATAATGACAAGGTTGCGATTCGCTTTCAGCCGCAGCGTACAGAGATTGCGATTGAACGGGGTAGCACCATTTTGGATGCCGCCATGCTTGGCAAGGTCACCCTTTCTCACAAGTGTGGTGGCCACGGTTCCTGTGGGACGTGCAAAGTGATTGTTGACAGCAAGACACTGCTTGAATCCCCTAATCTTCGCGAACATCGACACCTTTCAGAGGGGCAACTGCGGATGGGATATCGTCTCGCTTGTCAGTGCCAATTGACAGGACCTGCGACAGTTCAGGTTCCGGAAGAACCTCTGCGTCGGGTGGTTCGCGAATTGCTCGCCGCGATGCGCGAGACGGATGATGCGAAGATGACAGAATGA